From a region of the Pseudocalidococcus azoricus BACA0444 genome:
- a CDS encoding DoxX family protein, translated as MNISQQLGRWSVALLQTRFTPSYGSQAGWTILRIVAGLVMIHNGLDKLADIESFSAAYVEVIGLPFPIFFSYVAALTELLAAPLLALGFLARPAALGLFSTMLVAMYHHVLVAGFSIPYLELSMLYAAVFLFFLLNGAGLFSVDAFLAGKFSSFMAGQSQDVPQAEPVALAEQSRTI; from the coding sequence ATGAATATTTCGCAACAGTTAGGACGGTGGTCAGTCGCGCTCCTGCAAACTCGGTTTACCCCTAGCTATGGCTCTCAAGCGGGTTGGACTATTTTACGGATCGTGGCGGGCCTGGTGATGATCCACAATGGCCTGGATAAATTGGCTGATATTGAGAGCTTTTCGGCGGCCTATGTAGAAGTGATCGGCTTACCGTTCCCAATTTTCTTTAGCTATGTGGCAGCCTTGACGGAATTGCTTGCGGCCCCATTGTTAGCCCTCGGATTTTTAGCCCGACCAGCGGCCCTGGGATTATTCAGTACGATGCTGGTGGCCATGTATCACCATGTTTTAGTTGCAGGGTTCAGTATTCCCTACTTGGAACTGTCCATGCTCTACGCGGCGGTCTTCCTTTTCTTCCTGCTCAATGGGGCCGGTTTGTTTTCTGTTGACGCGTTTTTGGCTGGGAAGTTCAGTAGCTTTATGGCTGGACAATCTCAGGATGTTCCTCAGGCCGAACCAGTTG